The genomic segment CCCCGAGGACATGGCAGGCCGCTGGCGTGCGCTGGTCTACCGCCGCGCCGGGATTCAGATCGGTCCCCGAACCCTGATCCGTGGCATCTTGCGCCTGCGCGGGGGCCGCGATGCGGTGCGGAACCTGACTATCGGGAGCGACTGCCTGATCTACCCGCCGGGCTCGATCGACTGCTGCGCGCCGGTTCGGGTGGGAAACAACGTGACCTTTGGCCCCCATGTCACCATTGTCACGGGGACCCATGAGCTGGTCGATCCCTGCCACCGTGCGGGGGCGCTGGTGCCCAAGCCGGTGGTGATCGAAGACGGTGCCTGGCTTTGTTTAGGGGTGATTATCCTCCCCGGCGTGACGGTTGGTAAGGGCGCGGTGGTGGCGGCGGGCTCGGTGGTGACCCGCGATGTGCCGCCCCACACGCTGGTCGGGGGGAGCCCGGCACGAGTGATCCGGTCACTGGAGACGGAGGTACGGGTATGAAGCGTGTTTTGTTCCTACAGTCGCAGACCTTCTTTGGTGCGGACTCGGCGATCCATGCCCAGCTCATGCAGCACCTCAACCACGATGAGGTCGAGGTCCATGTGGCGTGTAACCGACGTCAGGATGCAAATGTCGCGATGACGGCGCTGGAGCGCATCCAGCAGATCAAGGGGATCAAGGTCCGGCCCACGGAGTTCGGCCCGACGGTCTTCTCCCGGCCCCTCTGGGAGCGGCTCTGGATGTCGCTGACCCAGGGGCCGCTGGTTCCCTTGCACCTGCTCGCGCTGGCTGCCTACATCAAGCGGGAGGGGATCCAGGTGATCCATGGCACCGAGAAGCCGCGTGATGCCTTCTATGGTGTCCTGCTGGGCAAGCTCACCGGTGCAAAGAGCGTGATTCACATGCATGTCCGCTACGCCAACTGGCTCAGCCCGACCGTCCGCTGGGCCCTGCGCAACGCCGATGCCGTGGTGGGGGTCTCCGCGTTTGTCTCCAAGACCGTGGTTGAGGCCGGGATTCCCGCCGAGCGCGTGCACACCGTGGTCAATGCGCTGGACACCTACGACTCGACCTGGGAGCCCCGCACCGATGCCGCCGAGGTCCGGGCAGAGTTTGGGATCGCCCCCGATGCCGTACTGATCGGGGTCTGCTCGCGCCTCTTCCGCTGGAAGGGCCAGAAGGAGCTGATCGAGGCGGTCTCACGGCTGCTCCCTCAAGTGCCGCAGGTCCACCTGATGATTGTCGGGGAGGACGACTCCCGCGCCAACCCGGGCGGCGGGAGCTTCTGCGAGGAGCTCAAGGCCCAGGTCGCCCAGCTCGGGATGACCGATAAAGTCACCTTCACCGGCTTCCGCCGCGATATCCCCCGCCTGATGAATGCCTTTGATATCTACGCCATGCCCAGCTTTGAGGAGCCCCTTGGCATGGTCTATCTCGAGGCGATGGCGCTGGGAAAGCCGGTCGTGGCCTACAACAATGGGGGGGTCCCCGAGGTTGTGGAAAATCACCTAACGGGTTTCTTGACAGAACCCTACGATATAGACGCTTTGGCACACTCGTTGCTTACATTAGTCAGTAATCCGGGACGACGAAAACAGATGGGAGCCGCCGCGCGAGAGCGGGTGCTCCGAGAGAGTACGCCGGAGCAGATGTGCTCGCGGATGGAGCTGGTCTACCGTGCGGTCCTCACCGGCTGCCGAGAGACTGAGGCGATCCCCGCAGTCAAGCTGGAAGCGCAGTAAGGCGAGAGATGAGAAGTGCAATGCCGTTTCTAAGTGTGGTCATTCCAACCTACAACCGCTGTGAGAGCCTGCGAGTAACCCTGGAGGCACTCAAGCGTCAGGAGCCGGTTACCGGCGGCTTCGAGGTGGTCGTGGTCTCTGATGGGAGCACGGACGGTACGGACGCGCTCCTGGTGGGCTGGCTGGCGGCACGGCTGCCCTTCACGCTCCGGGTGATCCGGCAGGAAAACGCCGGACCGGCACGGGCACGCAACCGCGGCGTCCAAGAGGCGACGGGCGAGGTCATTGTCTTTCTGGATGACGATGTCGAACCGCAGATGGGCTGCCTACAAGTGCACGCCCAGCGCCACCTGGCAGAGAAAGACTTAGTCCTGATCGGCCCGATGTCGCCCGATCCGGAGCGCCGGCGTGTCGAGCCGGTCTGGATCGCTTGGGAGCACGCGATGCTCCAGAAGCAGTACAGCTCCTGGAAGAGCGGGACCTGGGCGGCACACGAGTGCGGTCCTCATAACTTCTACACCGGCAATGCATCGGTGCGGCGCGCGTTTATCCTGGCGGTGGGGGGCTTCGACGAAGGCTTCACGCGCCAAGAGGATGTCGAGCTGGCGACTCGGATGGAGCGGACCTGCGGTGTCTACTTCCGCTTTGAGCCCGCGGCGGCGGCCTTTCACCGGCCCCACCGTAGCTTTGAGTCCTGGCTGCGCGTCCCCTATGCCTATGGCAAGCTCGATGTGATCCGTGCACAGCGTGGCGATGCGAGCTGGGAGGTCGTGCGGCACGGGTATGCGTCACGCCAGAAGGCGACACGTCTTCTCGCGGACCTGGCACTTCCTCGCACGGGGGTGGGAGAAGCGCTGCGTGGTCTGCTCCGCATAGGAGCAGAGGCGGTCTATGCGCTCCCGCTGGGGGGAGCGCGGCGCGCGGGCCTGGGAGCCCTGAGCGCCCTCTACAATCTTCATTATCTAGAGGGGGCACGAGACGAGCTGGGATCGTGGGATGCCCTCCATCAGGTGTTGCGTGCAAGCACTACTTCGGCCTACGGGGATTCGAAAACAGAAGTCAAAGAGAGAGCGGCATGATGACGAGTGGATTAACAACGGGTGGTTTGACAACGAGTGGTGTGCTCAATCGTAAGGTGTCGGACACGGCATCGGATTGGCGCGAAGGACGACGGCTGCGGGCGCTGGAGCTCTACCGACAGGGCTGGAAGCAGAAGCATATCGCCGAGGCACTGGGCGTGACCTGCGGTGCCGTGAGCCAGTGGGTAAAGCGAATTCGCGAGGTGCCCGACGAGAGCGCGGTCGAGGTTCTCCGCCGCCGCAAGCCCACCGGGGCACCGTCGCACCTGACCGCCTGCCAGCGCCAGGAGCTCTCGGACCTGCTGAGCCGTGGCGCACGCGCGTGGGGCTACAGCGACGATATCTGGACCTACCGCCGTGTGGCGGAGACCATCGAGCGGGCCTACGGGGTGCGCTACCACGAGAGCTATGTCGGGCGCCTGCTCAAGGCCTGTGGCATCGAAGTCCGCCACTCCAGCCAGGTGCTCAGCTAG from the Armatimonas rosea genome contains:
- a CDS encoding glycosyltransferase family 4 protein, yielding MKRVLFLQSQTFFGADSAIHAQLMQHLNHDEVEVHVACNRRQDANVAMTALERIQQIKGIKVRPTEFGPTVFSRPLWERLWMSLTQGPLVPLHLLALAAYIKREGIQVIHGTEKPRDAFYGVLLGKLTGAKSVIHMHVRYANWLSPTVRWALRNADAVVGVSAFVSKTVVEAGIPAERVHTVVNALDTYDSTWEPRTDAAEVRAEFGIAPDAVLIGVCSRLFRWKGQKELIEAVSRLLPQVPQVHLMIVGEDDSRANPGGGSFCEELKAQVAQLGMTDKVTFTGFRRDIPRLMNAFDIYAMPSFEEPLGMVYLEAMALGKPVVAYNNGGVPEVVENHLTGFLTEPYDIDALAHSLLTLVSNPGRRKQMGAAARERVLRESTPEQMCSRMELVYRAVLTGCRETEAIPAVKLEAQ
- a CDS encoding acyltransferase, translating into MIEKTMPQREPVRNRVLTALAEELGVTSVPWRLVVAQTCLRGIPEDMAGRWRALVYRRAGIQIGPRTLIRGILRLRGGRDAVRNLTIGSDCLIYPPGSIDCCAPVRVGNNVTFGPHVTIVTGTHELVDPCHRAGALVPKPVVIEDGAWLCLGVIILPGVTVGKGAVVAAGSVVTRDVPPHTLVGGSPARVIRSLETEVRV
- a CDS encoding helix-turn-helix domain-containing protein, which gives rise to MTTSGVLNRKVSDTASDWREGRRLRALELYRQGWKQKHIAEALGVTCGAVSQWVKRIREVPDESAVEVLRRRKPTGAPSHLTACQRQELSDLLSRGARAWGYSDDIWTYRRVAETIERAYGVRYHESYVGRLLKACGIEVRHSSQVLS
- the epsD gene encoding exopolysaccharide biosynthesis glycosyltransferase EpsD; its protein translation is MPFLSVVIPTYNRCESLRVTLEALKRQEPVTGGFEVVVVSDGSTDGTDALLVGWLAARLPFTLRVIRQENAGPARARNRGVQEATGEVIVFLDDDVEPQMGCLQVHAQRHLAEKDLVLIGPMSPDPERRRVEPVWIAWEHAMLQKQYSSWKSGTWAAHECGPHNFYTGNASVRRAFILAVGGFDEGFTRQEDVELATRMERTCGVYFRFEPAAAAFHRPHRSFESWLRVPYAYGKLDVIRAQRGDASWEVVRHGYASRQKATRLLADLALPRTGVGEALRGLLRIGAEAVYALPLGGARRAGLGALSALYNLHYLEGARDELGSWDALHQVLRASTTSAYGDSKTEVKERAA